From a single Daphnia pulex isolate KAP4 chromosome 2, ASM2113471v1 genomic region:
- the LOC124188299 gene encoding eukaryotic elongation factor 2 kinase-like isoform X2, with product MATAEISHHEDLILEPISFTDIKWNISNGDQTHTLPEVHLDGHQVKYFSAAMGMSSKRKREPSISSSQLQNHKQTVQNNWRHALMKARCHTDPWEKFHLEDCPIENANRHRYNALKKEWVIDQVIVKMQAESFAHGAMRECFRIKKLSNFSHNQDWRRDSNNAIVKRFIQPAPREVYFDEVKLQMDTKLWGEEFNRHHPPKQIDFFQMAVLEFVDRPDKPLYHIENFIEGNYVKYNSNSGFVLGDDAQRHTPQAFSHFTFERSGHELMVVDVQGVGDLYTDPQIHTVSGIEYGDGNLGTKGMALFFHSHVCNSICASLGLTPFDLAPSELAVLTALPSTPNQEVGTVSRGTEDLVVLPSQYQRAHLHEFLRMRSSSSIGSCASLTESIGEWTSNDIVEDDGNDSDCGGIQLRTRLPSVGKNSISPTHWEALNHNDSSDSVPRRRPRLFSEASSGSVSKSEEADRVAFRISIDKKTRSSCVMAEVEARKKLWEAEEEEGDDTDERRKQKTGGSVLGQIHLDLAKYHEMQRFTEPDSTGYDREAALYHLRHAADCGNLEAIITMARVALNLPHDVLPDLVLEETDHNFDMGVDYMRMAAAAGDRAAIVYLAKAYDTGTGLGTRSVSWSESVYWYIEAVEAVKTSDEEGNYDGTMDDPTYQLLGRLGEMYRDGGHGLDKNPSKAADYFSNAADSAMAAMKGRLANKYYALAEEMSALVEEDEQ from the exons ATGGCTACTGCTGAGATTTCTCATCATGAGGACTTAATCTTGGAACCAATTTCATTCACTGATATTAAATGGAATATTTCTAATGGAGATCAAACTCATACCCTTCCTGAGGTTCATCTAGATGGACATcaagtgaaatatttttctgctgCCATGGGTATGAGTTCCAAACGCAAAAGGGAAccatcaatttcttcttcacaacTACAAAACCATAAACAAACAGTGCAAAATAATTGGCGTCATGCATTAATGAAAGCGCGATGTCATACTGATCCCTGGGAGAAATTCCATTTAGAAGATTGCCCAATTGAAAATGCTAATCGCCATCGGTACAAtgcgttgaaaaaagaatgggTGATCGATCAAGTTATTGTAAAAATGCAGGCTGAATCATTTGCCCATGGCGCAATGAGAGAATGTTTTCGGATAAAAAAACTGAGCAACTTTAGTCACAACCAG GATTGGCGTCGCGATTCAAATAACGCAATCGTTAAACGCTTTATTCAGCCTGCTCCTCGTGAAGTGTATTTTGATGAAGTTAAACTACAAATGGATACCAAGTTGTGGGGCGAGGAATTCAACAGACACCACCCTCCTAagcaaatcgatttttttcagatggcCGTCCTAGAGTTTGTTGATCGTCCAGATAAACCCCTTTACCATATCGAAAATTTCATCGAAGGAAACTATGTCAAGTACAATTCAAACTCTGGCTTCGTGCTCGGCGACGATGCTCAGCGCCATACGCCGCAGGCATTCAGTCACTTTACGTTTGAACGTTCCGGTCACGAACTGATGGTCGTGGACGTTCAAGGAGTTGGAGATTTATACACAGATCCGCAAATTCACACAGTCTCGG GTATTGAATACGGCGATGGAAATCTTGGAACCAAAGGAATGGCCTTGTTCTTCCATTCACATGTATGCAACTCAATTTGTGCGAGCTTAGGATTGACACCATTTGATTTGGCACCCTCTGAGCTCGCTGTCTTAACGGCACTCCCTAGTACTCCTAATCAGGAAGTCGGAACCGTTTCACGCGGTACCGAAGATTTAGTCGTCCTACCTTCTCA GTATCAACGAGCCCACCTTCACGAATTTCTCCGAATGAGGTCTTCGTCGAGCATCGGTTCATGCGCATCACTAACAGAAAGCATAGGCGAATGGACATCGAATGACATTGTAGAAGATGACGGCAATGATTCTGATTGTGGAGGGATTCAGCTTCGCACGCGTCTCCCATCAGTGGGGAAAAATAGTATTTCTCCGACTCACTGGGAAGCATTGAATCACAACGA TAGTTCGGACAGTGTTCCTCGCCGGCGTCCTCGATTGTTCTCGGAAGCGAGTTCTGGGTCTGTTTCAAAGTCTGAAGAAGCAGATCGAGTCGCTTTCAG AATATCAATAGATAAGAAAACACGCTCGTCGTGCGTTATGGCTGAAGTGGAAGCTAGGAAAAAATTGTGGGAAgccgaggaagaagaaggcgacGATACTGACGAAAGGCGCAAACAAAAGACGGGTGGTTCGGTCTTGGGTCAGATTCACTTGGATCTGGCAAAGTACCATGAAATGCAACGTTTTACTGAACCCGATTCGACGGGATACGACCGTGAAGCTGCCTTGTATCATCTGCGTCACGCTGCTGATTGCGGTAATCTCGAAGCAATTATAACCATGGCAAGAGTTGCTTTGAATCTTCCACACGACGTTTTACCGGATCTCGTTTTGGAAGAAACCGATCACAACTTTGACATGGGTGTCGATTACATGCGAATG GCAGCAGCCGCTGGTGATCGTGCTGCAATAGTGTATTTGGCCAAAGCGTACGATACTGGCACAGGCTTAG gtACCCGTTCCGTTTCCTGGTCCGAATCGGTTTACTGGTACATCGAGGCGGTGGAGGCCGTAAAAACAAGCGACGAGGAGGGAAACTATGATGGGACTATGGACGATCCGACCTATCAACTACTTGGCCGATTGGGGGAAATGTACCGCGATGGAGGACACGGACTAGACAAAAATCCATCGAAAGCCG CTGATTACTTCAGTAACGCAGCCGATTCAGCCATGGCCGCCATGAAAGGAAGATTGGCCAATAAATATTACGCTTTGGCAGAAGAGATGAGCGCATTGGTCGAGGAAGATGAACAATGA
- the LOC124188299 gene encoding eukaryotic elongation factor 2 kinase-like isoform X1 encodes MATAEISHHEDLILEPISFTDIKWNISNGDQTHTLPEVHLDGHQVKYFSAAMGMSSKRKREPSISSSQLQNHKQTVQNNWRHALMKARCHTDPWEKFHLEDCPIENANRHRYNALKKEWVIDQVIVKMQAESFAHGAMRECFRIKKLSNFSHNQDWRRDSNNAIVKRFIQPAPREVYFDEVKLQMDTKLWGEEFNRHHPPKQIDFFQMAVLEFVDRPDKPLYHIENFIEGNYVKYNSNSGFVLGDDAQRHTPQAFSHFTFERSGHELMVVDVQGVGDLYTDPQIHTVSGIEYGDGNLGTKGMALFFHSHVCNSICASLGLTPFDLAPSELAVLTALPSTPNQEVGTVSRGTEDLVVLPSQYQRAHLHEFLRMRSSSSIGSCASLTESIGEWTSNDIVEDDGNDSDCGGIQLRTRLPSVGKNSISPTHWEALNHNESSSDSVPRRRPRLFSEASSGSVSKSEEADRVAFRISIDKKTRSSCVMAEVEARKKLWEAEEEEGDDTDERRKQKTGGSVLGQIHLDLAKYHEMQRFTEPDSTGYDREAALYHLRHAADCGNLEAIITMARVALNLPHDVLPDLVLEETDHNFDMGVDYMRMAAAAGDRAAIVYLAKAYDTGTGLGTRSVSWSESVYWYIEAVEAVKTSDEEGNYDGTMDDPTYQLLGRLGEMYRDGGHGLDKNPSKAADYFSNAADSAMAAMKGRLANKYYALAEEMSALVEEDEQ; translated from the exons ATGGCTACTGCTGAGATTTCTCATCATGAGGACTTAATCTTGGAACCAATTTCATTCACTGATATTAAATGGAATATTTCTAATGGAGATCAAACTCATACCCTTCCTGAGGTTCATCTAGATGGACATcaagtgaaatatttttctgctgCCATGGGTATGAGTTCCAAACGCAAAAGGGAAccatcaatttcttcttcacaacTACAAAACCATAAACAAACAGTGCAAAATAATTGGCGTCATGCATTAATGAAAGCGCGATGTCATACTGATCCCTGGGAGAAATTCCATTTAGAAGATTGCCCAATTGAAAATGCTAATCGCCATCGGTACAAtgcgttgaaaaaagaatgggTGATCGATCAAGTTATTGTAAAAATGCAGGCTGAATCATTTGCCCATGGCGCAATGAGAGAATGTTTTCGGATAAAAAAACTGAGCAACTTTAGTCACAACCAG GATTGGCGTCGCGATTCAAATAACGCAATCGTTAAACGCTTTATTCAGCCTGCTCCTCGTGAAGTGTATTTTGATGAAGTTAAACTACAAATGGATACCAAGTTGTGGGGCGAGGAATTCAACAGACACCACCCTCCTAagcaaatcgatttttttcagatggcCGTCCTAGAGTTTGTTGATCGTCCAGATAAACCCCTTTACCATATCGAAAATTTCATCGAAGGAAACTATGTCAAGTACAATTCAAACTCTGGCTTCGTGCTCGGCGACGATGCTCAGCGCCATACGCCGCAGGCATTCAGTCACTTTACGTTTGAACGTTCCGGTCACGAACTGATGGTCGTGGACGTTCAAGGAGTTGGAGATTTATACACAGATCCGCAAATTCACACAGTCTCGG GTATTGAATACGGCGATGGAAATCTTGGAACCAAAGGAATGGCCTTGTTCTTCCATTCACATGTATGCAACTCAATTTGTGCGAGCTTAGGATTGACACCATTTGATTTGGCACCCTCTGAGCTCGCTGTCTTAACGGCACTCCCTAGTACTCCTAATCAGGAAGTCGGAACCGTTTCACGCGGTACCGAAGATTTAGTCGTCCTACCTTCTCA GTATCAACGAGCCCACCTTCACGAATTTCTCCGAATGAGGTCTTCGTCGAGCATCGGTTCATGCGCATCACTAACAGAAAGCATAGGCGAATGGACATCGAATGACATTGTAGAAGATGACGGCAATGATTCTGATTGTGGAGGGATTCAGCTTCGCACGCGTCTCCCATCAGTGGGGAAAAATAGTATTTCTCCGACTCACTGGGAAGCATTGAATCACAACGA AAGTAGTTCGGACAGTGTTCCTCGCCGGCGTCCTCGATTGTTCTCGGAAGCGAGTTCTGGGTCTGTTTCAAAGTCTGAAGAAGCAGATCGAGTCGCTTTCAG AATATCAATAGATAAGAAAACACGCTCGTCGTGCGTTATGGCTGAAGTGGAAGCTAGGAAAAAATTGTGGGAAgccgaggaagaagaaggcgacGATACTGACGAAAGGCGCAAACAAAAGACGGGTGGTTCGGTCTTGGGTCAGATTCACTTGGATCTGGCAAAGTACCATGAAATGCAACGTTTTACTGAACCCGATTCGACGGGATACGACCGTGAAGCTGCCTTGTATCATCTGCGTCACGCTGCTGATTGCGGTAATCTCGAAGCAATTATAACCATGGCAAGAGTTGCTTTGAATCTTCCACACGACGTTTTACCGGATCTCGTTTTGGAAGAAACCGATCACAACTTTGACATGGGTGTCGATTACATGCGAATG GCAGCAGCCGCTGGTGATCGTGCTGCAATAGTGTATTTGGCCAAAGCGTACGATACTGGCACAGGCTTAG gtACCCGTTCCGTTTCCTGGTCCGAATCGGTTTACTGGTACATCGAGGCGGTGGAGGCCGTAAAAACAAGCGACGAGGAGGGAAACTATGATGGGACTATGGACGATCCGACCTATCAACTACTTGGCCGATTGGGGGAAATGTACCGCGATGGAGGACACGGACTAGACAAAAATCCATCGAAAGCCG CTGATTACTTCAGTAACGCAGCCGATTCAGCCATGGCCGCCATGAAAGGAAGATTGGCCAATAAATATTACGCTTTGGCAGAAGAGATGAGCGCATTGGTCGAGGAAGATGAACAATGA